Proteins from a single region of Pseudomonas ekonensis:
- a CDS encoding ABC transporter substrate-binding protein → MIQSLFTRLACPLAVTAIAASAATGVQAGTLSIGHTTWVGYGTLYLAQDLGYFKENGLTVELPVVEEASMYMAAQASGQLSGSASTIDEVLKYRPQFCFKAVAALDDSHGGDGVLVGKHVKSLQELKGQAVAVNEGSTSQFWLSYLLKKNGMSMSDITVQNMTADDAATAFIAGRVPAAVTWEPHLSMVRDKQQGKVLIDSSSTPGVIVDVVALNCSVIEKQPQDVKALVAGLYKAVQYTKDHPQKAYEIMAKGVGGYLSDPKALAAAAQGVRFYDQAMSEKLLGKPGEPGDSEPLIKLANETASELQGKPFNVSNDDLVDNRFVSPL, encoded by the coding sequence ATGATCCAGTCCTTGTTCACCCGTCTTGCTTGTCCCCTGGCGGTCACCGCCATCGCCGCCTCGGCCGCCACTGGCGTCCAGGCCGGCACCCTGTCGATCGGCCACACCACGTGGGTCGGCTACGGCACCCTGTACCTGGCCCAGGACCTGGGCTACTTCAAGGAAAACGGCCTGACCGTCGAACTGCCGGTGGTCGAGGAAGCCTCGATGTACATGGCCGCCCAGGCCTCCGGCCAACTGTCCGGCTCGGCCTCCACCATCGATGAAGTGCTCAAGTACCGCCCGCAGTTCTGCTTCAAGGCCGTGGCCGCGCTGGACGACAGCCATGGCGGCGACGGCGTGCTGGTGGGCAAGCACGTCAAGAGCCTGCAAGAGCTCAAGGGCCAGGCCGTGGCCGTCAACGAAGGCTCGACCTCGCAGTTCTGGCTGTCGTACCTGCTGAAGAAAAACGGCATGAGCATGAGCGACATCACCGTGCAGAACATGACCGCCGACGACGCCGCCACCGCGTTCATCGCCGGGCGCGTGCCGGCCGCCGTGACCTGGGAGCCGCACCTGTCGATGGTGCGCGACAAGCAGCAGGGCAAGGTGCTGATCGACAGCAGCAGCACGCCGGGCGTGATCGTCGATGTGGTGGCGCTCAATTGCTCGGTGATCGAGAAGCAGCCGCAGGACGTCAAGGCGCTGGTCGCCGGCCTGTACAAGGCCGTGCAGTACACCAAGGACCATCCGCAGAAGGCCTACGAAATCATGGCCAAGGGCGTGGGCGGTTACCTGTCCGATCCGAAGGCGCTGGCCGCCGCCGCCCAGGGCGTGCGCTTCTACGACCAGGCCATGAGCGAGAAGCTGTTGGGCAAGCCGGGCGAGCCGGGCGACAGCGAACCGCTGATCAAGCTGGCCAACGAGACCGCCAGCGAACTGCAAGGCAAACCGTTCAATGTCAGCAACGACGATCTGGTGGACAACCGTTTCGTCAGCCCGCTCTAG
- a CDS encoding ABC transporter permease, producing MFKRNSWLSRCITPKTGLPVPVVWSASGLAWVLLVGLWAGLSYGGVVPGMFLPTPGAVVEAALRLSRDGTLGQHVWASVEVVMVGFIVSSLVAVPLGLLMGSFRIVQAFLEPMVNFIRYLPVTSFVPLFILWIGIGLEQRVSVIIFGVFFQQLVMVADVSKGISKDLINASYTLGSNRRDAVLHVIAPASLPGVLDTLRVTMGWAWTYLVVAELVAASSGLGYLSLKAMRGFQVDVIFLAIAIIGLLGLVTDQLFRFLRLRIAAWAQ from the coding sequence ATGTTCAAGCGCAATTCGTGGCTGAGCCGCTGCATCACGCCCAAGACCGGTTTGCCGGTGCCGGTGGTGTGGAGCGCCAGCGGCCTGGCCTGGGTGTTGTTGGTGGGCCTGTGGGCCGGGCTGTCCTACGGCGGCGTCGTGCCGGGCATGTTCTTGCCGACCCCCGGCGCGGTGGTGGAAGCGGCCCTGCGCCTGAGCCGCGACGGCACCCTCGGCCAGCATGTCTGGGCCAGTGTCGAGGTGGTGATGGTCGGCTTCATCGTGTCGTCGCTGGTGGCGGTGCCGCTGGGGCTGCTGATGGGCAGTTTCCGCATCGTCCAGGCGTTCCTCGAACCGATGGTCAATTTCATCCGCTACCTGCCGGTGACCTCGTTCGTGCCGCTGTTCATCCTGTGGATCGGCATCGGCCTGGAGCAGCGGGTGTCGGTGATCATCTTCGGCGTGTTCTTCCAGCAACTGGTGATGGTGGCGGACGTGTCCAAGGGCATCTCCAAGGATCTGATCAACGCCTCCTACACCCTGGGCTCCAACCGCCGCGACGCGGTGCTGCACGTGATCGCCCCGGCCTCGCTGCCCGGTGTGCTCGACACCTTGCGGGTGACCATGGGCTGGGCCTGGACCTACCTGGTGGTGGCCGAGCTGGTCGCCGCCTCCAGCGGCCTGGGTTACCTGAGCCTCAAGGCCATGCGCGGCTTTCAGGTGGATGTGATCTTTCTCGCCATCGCGATCATCGGCCTGCTGGGCCTGGTCACCGATCAACTGTTCCGCTTTCTGCGTTTGAGGATTGCCGCATGGGCTCAGTAA
- a CDS encoding ABC transporter ATP-binding protein: protein MGSVTAANHRFVEPVAAPAQAAPRLQVDKVSLRYSKPGGGTFTALEEVSFEVPDQQFAVLVGPSGCGKSSLLYLTAGLAEPTGGQIYVGGQQVQGPGADRGMVFQSYTLFPWLTVRQNVEFGLKRRGLPAARRKEIVDHYVHEVGLSGFADNYAKQLSGGMMQRVAIARALANDPQILLMDEPFGALDSQTRLQMQQLLLRVWGNSKKTVLFVTHDIDEAILLGDRVYVMGARPGRIKQILDVPIERPRSLDMVMERSFIDMKRQIFGLLHDDLDEAH from the coding sequence ATGGGCTCAGTAACCGCCGCCAACCATCGTTTCGTCGAACCGGTCGCCGCGCCGGCCCAGGCCGCCCCGCGGTTGCAGGTGGACAAGGTCAGCCTGCGCTACAGCAAGCCCGGCGGCGGCACGTTCACCGCGCTGGAGGAAGTGTCGTTCGAGGTGCCGGACCAGCAGTTCGCGGTGCTGGTGGGGCCGTCGGGCTGCGGCAAGTCGAGCCTTTTGTACCTCACCGCCGGGCTGGCCGAACCCACCGGCGGCCAGATCTACGTCGGCGGCCAGCAGGTGCAGGGCCCCGGCGCGGACCGCGGCATGGTGTTCCAGAGCTACACGCTGTTCCCGTGGCTGACGGTGCGCCAGAACGTCGAGTTCGGCCTCAAGCGCCGGGGCCTGCCGGCGGCGCGGCGCAAGGAGATCGTCGACCACTACGTGCATGAGGTCGGCCTGTCCGGGTTCGCCGACAACTACGCCAAGCAGCTGTCCGGCGGCATGATGCAGCGGGTGGCGATTGCCCGGGCGCTGGCCAACGATCCGCAGATCCTGCTGATGGACGAGCCCTTCGGCGCCCTCGACAGCCAGACCCGCCTGCAGATGCAGCAACTGCTGCTGCGGGTGTGGGGCAACAGCAAGAAGACCGTGCTGTTCGTGACCCACGACATCGACGAGGCCATCCTGCTCGGCGACCGGGTCTACGTGATGGGCGCCAGGCCCGGGCGGATCAAGCAGATCCTCGACGTGCCGATCGAACGCCCGCGTTCGCTGGACATGGTCATGGAGCGCTCGTTCATCGACATGAAGCGGCAGATCTTCGGGCTGCTGCACGACGACCTCGATGAGGCCCACTGA
- a CDS encoding endonuclease/exonuclease/phosphatase family protein produces the protein MTRLLRYILLPVLFAAALAGIAVYSLTWRPDARETLPVGCSGQPPVLVPGQALKVMTWNVQYLAGKRYVFWNDLAHGEDEAPTADDMAFSLDEVARVVRDEQPDIVLLQELDDGAKASGYRNQLKLLQERLTDLYPCSAHAFDWKADFVPDPHIFGSVGRQLATLSRYRIEHAERLQLPVAPANVISRQFQPKNALLSTALPLSDGGQLVVLNTLLERARPSTEASSDTAQAQVTAVAKVLDKHESHGIAWLIGGDFNLLPLGQYRRLPAEQRTPYAADSALHLLWDKYPMIPTNNEAGGIDRAQWLTHYPNDPALNGPDRTVDFLFHSPKVKRVEARVRQDDTLRISDHLPMVARFLLPPTP, from the coding sequence ATGACCCGACTGCTGCGCTACATCCTGCTGCCCGTGCTGTTCGCCGCCGCCCTTGCCGGGATTGCGGTCTACAGCCTGACCTGGCGCCCCGACGCCCGGGAAACCTTGCCGGTCGGTTGCTCCGGGCAACCGCCGGTGCTGGTGCCCGGCCAGGCGCTCAAGGTGATGACCTGGAACGTCCAGTACCTGGCCGGCAAGCGCTACGTGTTCTGGAACGACCTGGCCCACGGCGAGGATGAAGCCCCGACCGCCGACGACATGGCCTTCAGCCTCGACGAAGTGGCGCGGGTGGTCCGCGACGAGCAGCCCGACATCGTGCTGTTGCAGGAACTGGACGACGGCGCCAAGGCCAGCGGCTACCGGAACCAACTGAAGCTGTTGCAGGAACGCCTCACCGACCTCTACCCGTGCAGCGCCCACGCCTTCGACTGGAAGGCCGATTTCGTCCCCGACCCGCACATCTTCGGCAGCGTCGGCCGGCAGCTCGCCACCCTCTCCCGCTACCGCATCGAACACGCCGAACGCCTGCAACTGCCGGTGGCGCCGGCCAACGTCATCAGTCGCCAGTTCCAACCGAAAAACGCCTTGCTCAGCACGGCGCTGCCCTTGAGCGACGGCGGCCAACTGGTGGTGCTCAACACCCTGTTGGAACGTGCCCGGCCCTCCACAGAGGCCTCCTCCGACACCGCCCAGGCGCAAGTGACGGCGGTGGCCAAGGTGCTCGACAAGCACGAAAGCCACGGCATCGCGTGGCTGATCGGCGGCGACTTCAACCTGTTGCCCCTGGGCCAGTACCGGCGCCTGCCGGCGGAGCAGCGCACGCCCTACGCCGCCGACAGTGCGCTGCACCTGCTGTGGGACAAGTACCCGATGATCCCGACCAACAACGAGGCCGGCGGCATCGACCGCGCCCAATGGCTGACCCACTACCCCAACGATCCGGCCCTGAACGGCCCGGACCGCACGGTGGACTTCCTGTTCCACAGCCCAAAGGTCAAACGGGTCGAGGCTCGCGTGCGCCAGGACGACACCTTGCGCATTTCCGACCATTTGCCGATGGTCGCGCGGTTCCTGTTGCCGCCTACCCCCTGA
- a CDS encoding YciC family protein gives MNAFDVLRDSLYFFKRHLGRIVQLCLPLVIFEAFLQQMVDRAGDPDSVSAISVIVGLLVYPLYTAALILFLDARTRGESPLVRDLLAMSARLWPRFAVLTALNTLLILLGLSLYFLPGLWLMVTLAFGEYLLVLRGFGPLQAMKESLRLTRGHFLRILGCILCVMGPLWLLKGMTLQVYPEPQNPLVAVLIDSAQSFLQLFTSVVLFRLFMLISELPDKRNGTV, from the coding sequence ATGAATGCCTTCGATGTGCTGCGCGACTCCCTGTACTTCTTCAAACGCCATCTGGGGCGGATCGTCCAGCTGTGCCTGCCGCTGGTGATCTTCGAGGCGTTCCTGCAGCAGATGGTCGACCGCGCCGGCGACCCGGACAGCGTCTCCGCGATCAGCGTGATCGTCGGCCTGCTGGTGTACCCGCTGTACACCGCCGCCCTGATCCTGTTCCTCGACGCCCGCACCCGCGGCGAGTCCCCGCTCGTGCGCGACCTGCTGGCCATGTCCGCCCGCCTGTGGCCGCGCTTCGCGGTGCTGACCGCCCTCAACACCCTGCTGATCCTGCTCGGCCTGTCGCTGTATTTCCTGCCGGGGCTGTGGCTGATGGTCACCCTGGCGTTCGGCGAGTACCTGCTGGTGCTGCGCGGCTTCGGCCCGCTGCAGGCGATGAAGGAAAGCCTGCGCCTGACCCGCGGGCACTTCCTGCGGATCCTGGGTTGCATCCTGTGCGTGATGGGGCCGCTGTGGCTGCTCAAGGGCATGACCCTGCAGGTCTACCCCGAGCCGCAGAACCCGCTGGTCGCGGTGCTGATCGACAGCGCCCAGAGCTTCCTGCAACTGTTCACCAGCGTGGTGCTGTTCCGTCTGTTCATGCTCATCAGCGAACTGCCCGACAAGCGAAACGGAACGGTCTGA
- a CDS encoding DUF2076 domain-containing protein, with product MNTEEQTLIDGLFSRLQQAETEAAPRDAQAEARIKEHLTRQPAAGYFMTQAILVQEAALKSLDEQNKQLTQQVQHLQAELQSAKAQTAAPAPSGGGFLSSIFGGSPRPAAAPAQSAAPATGGWREPAPSNYGAPPAQQNFGAPPPNYAPQQAAPSAGSSFLGGALKTAAGVAGGVMLAQGISSLFSHNQQPQEIVEVIKEVPEPASDQGNNGWGDEQRYAGNDQGGFTDTDYGDDNSSFFDDDDSYV from the coding sequence ATGAACACCGAAGAACAAACCCTGATCGATGGACTGTTTTCCCGCCTGCAGCAGGCCGAGACGGAGGCAGCCCCGCGCGACGCCCAGGCCGAGGCGCGGATCAAGGAACACCTGACGCGCCAGCCGGCCGCAGGTTATTTCATGACCCAGGCGATTCTGGTGCAGGAGGCCGCCCTCAAGAGCCTCGACGAACAGAACAAGCAACTGACCCAGCAGGTCCAGCACCTGCAGGCCGAACTGCAATCGGCCAAGGCCCAGACCGCGGCCCCGGCCCCGAGCGGCGGCGGGTTCCTGTCCAGCATCTTCGGCGGCAGCCCGCGCCCGGCGGCCGCACCGGCCCAGAGCGCCGCGCCGGCCACCGGCGGCTGGCGCGAACCGGCCCCGTCGAACTACGGCGCACCGCCTGCGCAGCAGAACTTCGGCGCCCCGCCACCCAACTACGCGCCGCAGCAGGCCGCCCCTTCGGCGGGCAGCAGCTTCCTCGGCGGCGCCCTGAAGACCGCCGCCGGCGTGGCGGGCGGGGTGATGCTGGCGCAAGGCATCAGCAGCCTGTTCAGCCACAACCAGCAGCCGCAGGAAATCGTCGAGGTGATCAAGGAAGTGCCGGAGCCGGCCAGCGACCAGGGCAACAACGGCTGGGGCGACGAGCAGCGCTATGCGGGCAATGACCAGGGCGGCTTCACCGACACCGACTACGGCGACGACAACTCGTCGTTCTTCGACGACGACGATTCCTACGTCTGA
- a CDS encoding LabA-like NYN domain-containing protein, translating to MKKIAVFADVQNLYYTVRQAYGCHFNYAALWADVSRQGQIVEAYAYAIDRGDSKQQQFQQILRNLGFTVKLKPYIQRSDGSAKGDWDVGITLDIMDAADHVDEIVLASGDGDFDMLLERVAHKHGVQTVAYGVPGLTANSLIRAAGRYVPIDGALLLKH from the coding sequence GTGAAAAAAATCGCAGTGTTCGCCGACGTGCAGAACCTCTACTACACCGTGCGTCAGGCCTACGGTTGCCACTTCAACTACGCGGCGCTGTGGGCGGACGTCAGCCGCCAGGGCCAGATCGTCGAGGCCTACGCCTACGCCATCGACCGCGGCGACAGCAAACAGCAGCAGTTCCAGCAGATCCTGCGCAACCTGGGCTTCACCGTGAAGCTCAAGCCCTACATCCAGCGCAGCGACGGCTCGGCCAAGGGCGACTGGGACGTGGGCATCACCCTCGACATCATGGACGCGGCCGACCACGTCGACGAAATCGTCCTGGCCTCCGGCGACGGCGACTTCGACATGCTGCTGGAGCGCGTCGCCCACAAGCACGGCGTGCAGACGGTGGCCTACGGCGTGCCGGGCCTGACCGCCAACTCACTGATCCGCGCCGCCGGCCGCTACGTGCCGATCGACGGCGCGTTGTTGCTCAAGCATTGA
- a CDS encoding 3'-5' exonuclease, protein MERIAVIDFETTGISPSSSCRATEIAVVMLENGRIVERYQSLMNAGVRVPAFIEQLTGISNAMLRTAPSAEQVMNEVNEFVGTTPLLAHNAAFDQKFWDFELGRIKRTRLQNFACSLLLARRLMPAAPNHKLGTLTAFANLPHTGQAHRAMADAEMAANLLAHMADDLRNRHGVREISHDWLCRLQKVPAAKVGEHLRRCRVG, encoded by the coding sequence TTGGAACGCATTGCAGTCATCGACTTCGAAACCACCGGCATCTCGCCCAGCAGCAGTTGCCGCGCCACGGAAATCGCCGTGGTCATGCTGGAGAACGGACGCATCGTCGAGCGTTACCAGAGCCTGATGAACGCCGGCGTGCGCGTCCCGGCCTTCATCGAACAACTGACCGGCATCAGCAACGCCATGCTGCGCACCGCGCCCTCGGCCGAGCAGGTGATGAACGAGGTCAACGAATTCGTCGGCACCACGCCGCTGCTGGCGCACAACGCCGCGTTCGACCAGAAGTTCTGGGACTTCGAACTGGGCCGGATCAAACGCACCCGCCTGCAGAACTTCGCCTGCTCGCTGCTGCTGGCCCGGCGCCTGATGCCGGCGGCGCCGAACCACAAGCTCGGCACCCTCACCGCTTTCGCCAACCTGCCCCACACCGGCCAGGCCCACCGGGCGATGGCCGACGCCGAAATGGCGGCCAACCTGCTGGCCCACATGGCGGACGACCTGCGCAACCGGCACGGGGTGCGGGAGATTTCCCATGATTGGCTGTGCCGGTTGCAGAAGGTGCCGGCGGCGAAGGTGGGGGAGCATTTGCGGCGCTGCCGGGTGGGGTAG
- a CDS encoding P-loop NTPase fold protein → MRFSEYSKGLRGSEITPLLQFFLSGILAGEAWAIGRIIGVLLNKHLVSLQLDAWILALAAFGVASCLIYVVSRGTLKASSKLIKSYRFDLLLVTLLGFYLSFSSDGFGNEFYAKHLEKLNFSQLVCLSASPVIIAWVAMIRAFLQTFRKGEAHPYFISDREIEKSEEDLLDIKDRADIFAERVLNGGSSESLVFGIDAPWGAGKSSFVKLCCNYWKNKGGRIIVHHFEPLRYEDGTDLTEKFIDDLISTIQQHVFAPSLRPLFKRYENLVKDKKKTSLLDIKTTLSLNSDSIDSTLEEMKFVLKNINARIIVVVDDLDRMHWSSAKSILFSIKRSFQLPSINYVICYDTSKINVTPENADSEKTQEFLEKFVNIKTSIFLSAQDLADFVSRYFDNALSKPLNLSNDAADKLKLLSRELTHLFNDKDFHRYTPFIGDIRKIKRLINTLVLLDIDKIDFNENDFNKLDILHLTLIFIYSPATFRKIYESETSGKSGTFSWTAEGNKLKNSDFYESFKTQLVVTPTIHFLLSRIFDAPKVDADQFSESETRSRAVFQGKSRPLERHLHLIAKLSKPISWESHRFLLNKKDKLFKTTTIKPYLDQISVLPPLDKESGQHEFWRIVANHSGTLETEKAVTIIYYLIDTLPKHSLLGGDELNDFRSTAVRYIAKFLDENITSQEQNSASHLSPAESAIVKHVYGDAKGNAGIIERLASPERGVLGLLDLMTFRHYCTIKTKRNRLWQALMLHGNEKPLHSGHVEETKDQAREISQFMFNLFKKQYIESGKNILEEINATDPLKLFGRYEETFTLSKNTKTWEEKIKHKKQDIKDILLSRFGNVIIDDCGVFDESGREDKNGISKAFSEYLFSVCFDPKSSDGLLHFSEYLLNFANNTLKDVNNPKDESSLSAILNNLDRVQLGQYWKNNHEAIKARAAKEEGRVIYKTYSKPSFRTDLPLAFRALDSLFFPEKTTVTEPETP, encoded by the coding sequence ATGCGCTTCTCGGAATACAGCAAAGGACTGCGCGGCAGCGAAATCACCCCCCTCCTGCAGTTTTTCCTCTCCGGCATCCTTGCCGGCGAGGCCTGGGCCATCGGCCGAATCATCGGGGTTCTGCTGAACAAACATCTCGTGTCGTTGCAGCTGGATGCCTGGATCCTCGCGCTTGCGGCATTCGGCGTCGCTTCCTGCCTGATCTATGTCGTCAGCCGAGGCACCCTCAAGGCGTCAAGCAAGCTGATCAAAAGCTACCGGTTCGACTTGCTGCTCGTCACCCTGCTCGGCTTTTACCTTTCGTTCAGCAGCGACGGGTTCGGCAACGAGTTCTATGCAAAACACCTGGAGAAGCTGAACTTCTCGCAACTCGTCTGTCTGTCCGCTTCGCCTGTGATCATTGCGTGGGTCGCGATGATCAGAGCTTTTCTGCAAACGTTCCGCAAAGGCGAAGCTCACCCGTACTTCATCAGCGACCGCGAGATCGAGAAGTCAGAGGAAGATCTACTGGACATCAAAGATCGCGCCGACATTTTCGCAGAACGCGTCCTCAACGGTGGTTCATCCGAAAGCCTGGTATTCGGCATCGATGCGCCTTGGGGGGCGGGAAAATCTAGCTTCGTGAAGCTTTGCTGCAATTACTGGAAAAATAAGGGCGGACGCATCATCGTCCATCACTTCGAGCCCTTGCGCTACGAAGATGGTACAGACCTCACAGAGAAATTCATCGACGATCTCATTAGCACGATTCAACAGCATGTTTTCGCCCCGTCGTTGCGCCCGCTGTTCAAGCGTTACGAAAATCTGGTCAAGGACAAGAAAAAGACTTCTTTGCTCGACATAAAAACGACGCTTTCGCTCAACAGCGACTCGATAGACTCGACCCTTGAGGAAATGAAATTTGTCCTAAAAAACATCAATGCAAGAATTATCGTCGTTGTTGACGACCTTGATCGCATGCATTGGTCATCGGCCAAAAGCATTCTGTTTTCAATAAAACGTAGCTTTCAGCTCCCTAGCATTAACTATGTTATTTGCTATGACACCTCAAAGATAAACGTCACACCGGAAAACGCGGACTCTGAAAAGACCCAGGAATTCCTCGAGAAATTCGTCAATATCAAAACGAGCATATTCCTCAGCGCTCAAGATCTCGCAGACTTTGTATCACGCTACTTCGATAACGCCTTGAGCAAGCCACTAAACCTTTCCAACGACGCAGCCGACAAACTTAAACTACTGTCCCGCGAACTGACTCACCTATTCAACGACAAAGATTTCCACCGCTACACTCCATTCATCGGCGACATTCGCAAGATCAAGCGACTGATTAACACATTGGTGCTGCTAGACATCGACAAAATCGATTTCAACGAGAACGACTTCAACAAGCTCGACATTCTTCACTTGACACTGATCTTCATCTACTCACCCGCAACCTTTCGCAAGATTTACGAGAGCGAAACCAGTGGAAAATCCGGAACATTTAGCTGGACAGCAGAAGGCAACAAGCTAAAAAACTCTGACTTCTACGAATCTTTCAAGACACAACTGGTCGTTACCCCAACTATACATTTCCTCCTATCCAGGATATTTGACGCACCTAAAGTGGACGCCGACCAATTTTCGGAGTCCGAGACGCGATCCAGGGCAGTTTTCCAAGGAAAGAGCCGCCCTCTGGAAAGGCACCTCCATCTGATCGCCAAACTTTCCAAACCCATTTCGTGGGAATCCCATCGCTTTCTTTTGAACAAAAAAGACAAGCTTTTCAAGACCACGACCATCAAACCCTATCTGGATCAGATTTCCGTACTTCCGCCGTTGGACAAGGAGTCGGGACAACATGAATTCTGGCGGATCGTGGCAAACCACAGCGGCACGCTTGAGACAGAGAAGGCCGTCACGATCATTTACTATCTGATCGACACGCTACCCAAGCACTCCTTGTTGGGTGGCGATGAACTCAATGACTTTCGCAGCACCGCTGTCCGGTACATCGCGAAGTTCCTTGACGAGAACATCACCAGCCAAGAACAGAACTCCGCTTCGCATCTTTCACCGGCGGAATCCGCCATCGTCAAACACGTCTACGGGGACGCAAAAGGAAACGCCGGGATCATCGAGAGACTGGCCTCGCCAGAGCGAGGAGTCTTGGGACTGCTTGACCTGATGACTTTCAGGCACTACTGCACGATCAAGACCAAGCGCAACCGCCTTTGGCAGGCACTCATGCTGCACGGCAATGAAAAGCCGCTACACTCGGGCCATGTCGAAGAGACGAAAGATCAAGCCCGAGAAATCAGTCAATTCATGTTCAACCTATTCAAAAAGCAATACATCGAAAGCGGCAAAAACATACTTGAAGAAATCAATGCGACAGACCCACTCAAACTATTCGGCCGCTACGAAGAGACCTTCACACTTTCAAAGAACACTAAAACTTGGGAAGAAAAGATAAAACACAAAAAACAGGATATAAAAGACATCCTCCTATCCAGGTTTGGAAACGTAATCATCGATGACTGCGGGGTCTTCGACGAAAGCGGCCGCGAAGACAAAAACGGAATCTCGAAGGCCTTTTCGGAATACCTGTTTTCTGTTTGCTTCGACCCGAAAAGCTCCGACGGCCTCCTTCACTTCTCCGAATACCTATTGAACTTCGCAAACAATACTCTCAAAGATGTCAATAATCCAAAGGATGAGTCCAGTCTCTCAGCCATTCTGAACAACCTCGACAGGGTACAACTTGGACAGTATTGGAAGAACAACCATGAGGCTATAAAAGCCAGAGCTGCCAAGGAAGAAGGCAGAGTGATCTACAAAACCTATTCGAAACCCTCCTTCCGCACCGACCTGCCCCTTGCCTTCCGCGCACTGGACAGCCTGTTCTTTCCAGAGAAAACCACCGTCACCGAACCAGAAACCCCGTGA
- a CDS encoding Lrp/AsnC family transcriptional regulator: MDKYDRMLLGALLENGRASYADLARKVNLSAPAVAERVAKLEASGVITGYQAKVDMAKLGLPIRCVIELRLNQHGNQKAYDDLIKIPQLTECHRVTGDPCVIMQAAVGSMPELEQLIDRVAKFGFSKTSIVLSSAIEKRVPLGHIEGAPKSAAD, encoded by the coding sequence ATGGACAAGTACGACCGCATGCTGCTCGGCGCCCTGCTGGAAAACGGTCGCGCGTCCTACGCCGACCTCGCCCGCAAAGTGAACCTCTCCGCCCCCGCCGTGGCCGAGCGCGTGGCCAAACTGGAGGCCAGCGGCGTGATCACCGGCTATCAGGCCAAAGTCGACATGGCCAAGCTCGGCCTGCCGATCCGCTGCGTCATCGAACTGCGCCTGAACCAGCACGGCAACCAGAAGGCCTACGACGACCTGATCAAAATTCCGCAGCTCACCGAATGCCACCGCGTCACCGGCGACCCCTGCGTGATCATGCAGGCGGCGGTGGGCTCCATGCCGGAGCTGGAGCAACTGATCGACCGGGTGGCGAAATTCGGTTTCAGCAAGACGTCCATCGTGCTGTCGAGCGCGATAGAGAAGCGGGTGCCGTTGGGGCATATCGAAGGTGCGCCGAAAAGCGCAGCCGACTGA
- the yedA gene encoding drug/metabolite exporter YedA yields the protein MSAVRRFSLPLIAAFFALYVIWGSTYLVIRLGVEHWPPLMLGGVRFVIAGSLMYGFLRWRGVPAPTWAQWKAAGLIGILLLSFGNGAVTVAEHTGVASGVAALAVATVPLFTLLFGYFWGARNTRLEWAGVAMGILGIAMLNMGSNLQSSPLGAALLIFAAAAWAFGSVWSKHLPLPQGAMASAAEMLVGGVVLLIGSAASGERLEAMPPLDGWLALAYLIFFGSIIAFNAYMYLLKHVRPAAATSYAYVNPAVAVLLGIVFVGETIGVEEALAMLVIISAVVLIGLPQWRRGAERPAVAAAPTESRAN from the coding sequence ATGTCTGCCGTGCGCCGTTTTTCCCTGCCGTTGATCGCCGCGTTCTTTGCGCTGTACGTGATATGGGGATCGACCTACCTGGTGATCCGTCTCGGCGTCGAGCATTGGCCGCCACTGATGCTCGGCGGCGTGCGCTTCGTGATCGCCGGCAGCCTGATGTACGGATTCCTGCGCTGGCGCGGGGTGCCGGCGCCGACCTGGGCGCAGTGGAAGGCGGCGGGGCTGATCGGGATCCTGCTGCTGAGCTTCGGCAACGGCGCGGTGACGGTGGCCGAACACACCGGCGTGGCCTCAGGCGTGGCGGCGCTGGCCGTGGCGACGGTGCCGCTGTTCACCTTGCTCTTCGGCTACTTCTGGGGCGCGCGCAACACCCGCCTGGAATGGGCCGGGGTGGCGATGGGGATCCTCGGCATCGCGATGCTCAACATGGGCTCCAACCTGCAGTCCAGTCCGCTGGGGGCGGCGCTGCTGATCTTCGCGGCGGCGGCCTGGGCCTTCGGCTCGGTGTGGAGCAAGCACTTGCCGCTGCCCCAGGGCGCCATGGCCAGCGCGGCGGAGATGCTCGTCGGCGGCGTGGTGCTGCTGATCGGCAGCGCGGCCAGCGGCGAGCGCCTGGAGGCCATGCCGCCGCTGGACGGCTGGCTGGCGCTGGCGTACCTGATCTTCTTCGGCTCGATCATCGCCTTCAACGCCTACATGTACCTGCTCAAGCACGTGCGCCCGGCGGCGGCCACCAGTTATGCCTACGTCAATCCGGCGGTGGCGGTGCTGCTGGGGATCGTGTTTGTGGGCGAGACCATCGGCGTCGAGGAAGCGTTGGCGATGCTGGTGATCATCAGCGCGGTGGTGCTGATCGGCCTGCCGCAATGGCGGCGGGGGGCGGAGCGTCCGGCGGTCGCGGCGGCGCCGACAGAATCCCGGGCGAATTAG